The genomic stretch CAGCGTTTGGGTTAGCGCTATGCTGCGGGAAAAAGTGTAATCACCTCCACAGGCCCCAAAAAGCTGTTGGAATACGCGGTAATCTGTCACACCATCCCTTTGTGTCCTGTGAGTAGGATGCACTTGAAATGTTTTCGCTAACTATATGAATAGACCGATAGAATCGGATGATGGGCTCCTTTGTTTGAAATAGATATCTGTCTTTACTCGGAAAGCGGAAGCCCTCCTTTGTGTATTTGCTTTTCAAGAGTGCTTATCAGGTTGTCGTTACTAATGACGTAAGTCTTCACCCCAGGTCGTCAGGCACATTCGCCACCCTTTCTACCTTCAACTTTACGAACCCGCCTTTTGAACAATCTACCGAGAGGCAGTTGTCATCATTCAAATTGGTTTCGTCGGACGTCAATTTCTTCAGCAGTAGCAAATTGagtcacaaccaccaccatcatcatggAGTCCCATTGGGATCTGGAGTCCGTGTTGGAGCAATGCTGCTCCAAGTTCTCCAATGAAGACCTTCTGCCACCCTTGACCAATGCAGGTAATTTTGTGTCCACTGCGCCTTGTGGATTATGATGGATCCTGGGCAGTGTGTTTTTGTCAGGAGGAGACACTCCCTGTATCGATacaagcgacattccccagaatattccAGCGGAGGATGCGCACACTCGGTGTGATGTTCTTTCATGCTCTTCTGAGCATCAGAATATCCTGCGGCTATGCCACAAAGTATCCCATAGCAGACAACAGAGCCGATGGCGCCGCTCCAGATATTCCAGGCAGTGCAAACGCACGCCGTGAGATGCAGCAGGACTTGCGCCGCTGTCCTCGCgttttcttccgctagaatgTCCTGCAGGGATGTCGCTGGTGTGACTGCACGGTATATCTAACCCGGTTTTTACGCCTTCTCAGGGGACTTTGGGTGGCTGGACGAGAAGGTGGACCTGTCCACCTGGACGGAGCTCGACTTCCCCGATGAGCTCGCCGCAGGGATGCCCGAAGGAGGGCCTCTGTCAGTGCACGGGTCCCCCTTCTACGAACCCAAGCTGCAGTCCCAGCTGCTTCCTTCACCATCATCACAGTCTCCATCGTGGCCCTCTGACCCTGTGTCCCCCACGTTCCCATCACCCCCAGTGTCCCCCTTGAACAGTTCCCCATTCGTGGCACCCGCAAGGAGTCAGCTGGCAGAACTTCAGCTTTCGTTTGAAGATGCTTATTATGATCCCTTTGCCCTCGACTGCTCGAGCCTTCCGCCCTCCCCCGTCGCGAGCGTCTCCCCGCCGCAAACGCCCGACGTGAGCCGACGTAGCCCCGTCCTGGCAAGTAGGGTGACCTCCCCGACGGTTTTCCTCTACGAGCCGGTGTCTCCTCCCCATGTCTCCGCACCCCCATCTCCAGTACAACAATCGCCACAGAGCGAGGCATCGTCGTACAGCTCCGCGGACGCGTCGTTGAGTCACAACGTCAGCCTGAGCACCGTGTGTCAGCAGCCGATCTACTTAGCTCCGGTAGAAAACATCGTCGTGGTTCCCCAGCTGTTGATAGAGCCCGTCGCAGAGAGCAGCCCGCGGCACGAACCTGCCGAGGTAACGGGCGACGTGGACGTCGCGGCCGAGGAAGACGACAGCGCGGAGGAGTACATGGTGATAGCTGACGACGCGGAAGTTCCGCCGCAAGACGAACCTCCGGTGGAGGTGGCGGTCGTAGCAACTACAAAGGCACCGAGTACTCAAAAGCGGAAAAAACGGGGAGGCCGCAAGGTCGCGAAGGAGTCCGTGAGGAAAGAGAGGAAGCGTCTGCAGAACAAGGACGCGGCCACGCGGTACAGACAGAGGAAGAAACAGCAGGTGGAAGGCACTTCGCAAGAGTACACGGAGCAGTACGAGGAAAGCTGCAAACTGAAAGCGGAAGTTCTCAGGATCTCGAACGAGATATCTTACCTGAAGGGTCTGATGCGGGAACTGTTCAAGGCCAAGGGACTCCTCAAATGAAATTATTTTTACAGTCCTTGCGTCTTCTGTCATCC from Ornithodoros turicata isolate Travis chromosome 4, ASM3712646v1, whole genome shotgun sequence encodes the following:
- the LOC135391986 gene encoding activating transcription factor of chaperone-like, coding for MESHWDLESVLEQCCSKFSNEDLLPPLTNAGDFGWLDEKVDLSTWTELDFPDELAAGMPEGGPLSVHGSPFYEPKLQSQLLPSPSSQSPSWPSDPVSPTFPSPPVSPLNSSPFVAPARSQLAELQLSFEDAYYDPFALDCSSLPPSPVASVSPPQTPDVSRRSPVLASRVTSPTVFLYEPVSPPHVSAPPSPVQQSPQSEASSYSSADASLSHNVSLSTVCQQPIYLAPVENIVVVPQLLIEPVAESSPRHEPAEVTGDVDVAAEEDDSAEEYMVIADDAEVPPQDEPPVEVAVVATTKAPSTQKRKKRGGRKVAKESVRKERKRLQNKDAATRYRQRKKQQVEGTSQEYTEQYEESCKLKAEVLRISNEISYLKGLMRELFKAKGLLK